In the Hydrogenispora ethanolica genome, TCCATGGTCATCCCTCTTCCTTGGCCATTTTGACATAGACGGTGGTTAACGCGGCGATGATTCCGAAAATGATCGTCGAGATGGCCGACGACAGGCCGAAATCATAGTGCATGAACGCCTTGCGGTAGGCGTAGGTGAACAGGATCTCCGTCGAATTCAGCGGGCCGCCCTGGGTCATCAGCCAGACCGCGTTGAAATTGTTGATGGTCCAGATGGTCGTCAGGATGCTGGTGATGGCGATGGTGCTCCGGACCATCGGCAGGGTGATGCTCCGGAAGACCTGCAGCTTGCCGGCGCCGTCGATCCGCGCCGCCTCGTAGAGTTCCTCGGGAATGCCCTGCAGCGCGGCGAGGACCATGATCATGCAGAAGGGCATCCCCTTCCAGACGCTCTCCAGGATCACCGCCGGCAGCGCCGTGGCGATATTGCCCAACCAGGCCTGGGCCTCGGGGATCAACCCGGTCCGGACCAGTACCAGATTGACGATGCCGATCTTGGTGTCATACAGGAAGCGCCAGGTCAAGGCGGCCACCACCGAGGGCATCACCCAGGGAATGAGGATCATCAGGCGGAAGAACGGCCGGAAAAACAGCTTCTTATTCAGGACCAGCGCGGTGAGGATGCCGATCCCCAATTGCAACCCCAGGTTGCTGACGGTCCAGACCAGTGTGTTCCAGAGCGCCTTGTGAAAGATTTCATCTTGGAAGATGGCTTGGTAATTGCCCAGCCCGATGAATTTTCCAAACGCGGCGCCGCCCATATTCAGCAGGTTGTAATTGAGAAAACCCAGCGATAGGCCGTTCAATAGCGGATAGAGGGCCACCACCAGCATTCCGAGCACGGCCGGGGCGATGAGCAGATAGCCCTTCCAGTCGTTCCTGGGGATCGTCTTTGACCAATGAATCAATGAAAACTCCTCCGTTGCCGAATGAAACGTCCGGCGGTCCGGCGTTTCTTCGTCCACAAATATCGTAGCATGCGCGGGGGCGGGGCGATCGGGTACCGTTTCCGGCCTTTGCTACAGCATTTTGCCAAAGCCGCTTATGCTTTATCACAATGCTGTATTGCGAAGGGGAGGGCTGGCGCCCAATGTCATCAAGCGATGATTACATATCTTGGAATTTGATTTCAACGGTGCCTACGATGTAGACGATATGCGGGCCAACCGGGGCATGAATGCCCCGGCTACAAGATGGAAGTCCGAGTCAGGACGGCTAAAGGCAAGCGGCCAGGGATGGCAGTACGCGCAGCCCCTTCCGTGGCTAATTTTCAGCAAAATATTTTATCCTGTTTTTTAGGGCCTTTCAAGGTCCTTTCTCCTTGTAGCCGGGTGATTTATCGCCCGGTTGGCGTTCAATTTCGTCAGCTAAATTTTTCCACGATAGCTTGATCCTGAATCCGTGATCTCTTTAGACTGCCAGGGAAAACCGTAAGAACTCGCGACAACGTTTCGCCTGGTATAAAGGGATTCGCCACGGATTCAGGTTGATGACATTGGGCTGGCGCCCTCCCCTTCCGGCCGATCTAGCGATTGGACGAGGCGATGATCTCATTCAGGGTGCGTTCGCAGCGTTTCAAGGCTTCCTTGTAATCGGCGCCGCCGATGAAGACGGCGGTAAAGGCATCGCCGAGCGCCTTCTGCATATCCTCCCAGCGCTGAATGACCGGCCGGGCCTTGCCGTACTTGCCCTGGCCGACGAAGACCTCGAAGTAGGGGACCTGCTTCAGCAGCGCCGTCTCGTCAATATCCTTGCGGGCGCCGATCCGGAAATAATCCAGCAATACATTGTTCTGCCCCTTGGCAGTCAGCCAGCTGAGAAACTTCCAACTCGCCTCGAAATCCTTGGTGTTCTTGTTGATGCAGAGCACATAGCCGCCGAGCGTCGTGGCGTTGACCCGCCCCTTGGGCAGCGGCGCGATGCCGTAATCCAGGTTGGGGTTGCCGGCCCGGATGGCGCCGATGGCCCAGTCGCCGCAGAGCAGCATCCCCGCGTCTTCCTGGATGAAGGGGGCGAAGGTCTGATCCCAGGAGAGCGCCGCTTTGGAGCTTTCGGGGATTGCCTTGTACTTGGTGTGCAGTTCGGTGACGAATTTGAAGGCCTCCTGGCCGGATTTGTTATTCAGCACCACTTTCGGCTTGGCGCCCTTGGTGTCGATGATCGGATTGCCGTTCTGGAAGAAAAAGTTGCCGATCACGTAGCCGCCCAGGCTGTCCAGGGGCATGCTGATGCCGTATTTGCCGATGGCTTTCAGCTTTTTGACCGCTTCCGCCAGCTCGTTCCAGGTGGTGGGAGCTTGCGTGATGCCCGCTTTTTGGAACAGCTTCTTATTGTAAATCAGCGCGGTATTATTGGTGTACCAGGGCACCGAGTAGTAACTCCCCTTAAACAGGCCGGTCGCCACCGCGCCGTCCAGGAATTGCTTGCGCAGCGGTTTGAACTTCCGGTCCAGC is a window encoding:
- a CDS encoding sugar ABC transporter substrate-binding protein, with the translated sequence MKKFLAMLLALIMMTAVVACHAAEKEVTLMVINSFTKTPDAPLYKAAEKFQRETGIRVNIEPVPATNIKDKFVTSALAGGGPDIVSLDNAGWVPDAAAMGLLAKLDRKFKPLRKQFLDGAVATGLFKGSYYSVPWYTNNTALIYNKKLFQKAGITQAPTTWNELAEAVKKLKAIGKYGISMPLDSLGGYVIGNFFFQNGNPIIDTKGAKPKVVLNNKSGQEAFKFVTELHTKYKAIPESSKAALSWDQTFAPFIQEDAGMLLCGDWAIGAIRAGNPNLDYGIAPLPKGRVNATTLGGYVLCINKNTKDFEASWKFLSWLTAKGQNNVLLDYFRIGARKDIDETALLKQVPYFEVFVGQGKYGKARPVIQRWEDMQKALGDAFTAVFIGGADYKEALKRCERTLNEIIASSNR
- a CDS encoding carbohydrate ABC transporter permease, giving the protein MIHWSKTIPRNDWKGYLLIAPAVLGMLVVALYPLLNGLSLGFLNYNLLNMGGAAFGKFIGLGNYQAIFQDEIFHKALWNTLVWTVSNLGLQLGIGILTALVLNKKLFFRPFFRLMILIPWVMPSVVAALTWRFLYDTKIGIVNLVLVRTGLIPEAQAWLGNIATALPAVILESVWKGMPFCMIMVLAALQGIPEELYEAARIDGAGKLQVFRSITLPMVRSTIAITSILTTIWTINNFNAVWLMTQGGPLNSTEILFTYAYRKAFMHYDFGLSSAISTIIFGIIAALTTVYVKMAKEEG